In the Desulfosporosinus acidiphilus SJ4 genome, CCATTTTCTAGAGAGAAAACGAGGTTTTTCTAATACTTCGACAGTGATTTCTTCTTCTGAAAGTTTGAGCTTAGAGACCCACTCTTGTTTAATTTCTTCGAGCGAGCTACCCTGTACGACTTCTTCTGGCATCTTTATTCTCCCCGCTTTTTGTAAAATTGCCTTTTATTTTACCATATCAGAAATTTCAATAAAACCACATAGGTCAATAGTCCCAAAGTCCCAAATTGTCTAGCATTTTTTCACTAAATTGACTTGCCAAGTAAACAAAATATTGATCCCCCTCTAAGACCCCGCTTCTCTAAGTGGGGTTACTCCTTCGATTTCTTCAGTGGGTATAGTGTCCTCCTCCACCAAGCCTCCAGATCCGGCTTCAGCTGAGCGAGTTTGCTCTGAACCGAAAACGCTAAATGCCGTGGAATTAATCCCATTTGGATCCAGACTGTTGCCCGGAACTTTAGGAATAGGTTTAGCGGGAGTTGGAATAGTAGGTCGTAGCAAATCAACCGGCTCTTTGTCGATCACTCGATCAGTAGTTATCCCTCTCTGCAAATTACTGACTACTTTCTTAACCTCCATAGGATCTACTTGCCAATAACTAATCCTGTTAACCTCTAGGAATGTCCCCGGTAAGGTCTGAGAAATCACATTCGAGCTTTTAAAAGTGACCGCTGTCTTTGCTAAGGCAAATATGTCTTTAGCAGGCAAATTTGTCTGGACTGATTGCATTAACTCCGGAACAAGGTATGGCAATTTTGGCAAAGTACTGAGCTGGAACATTTCTTTGGCCGCTGCCTTTAACACGATCTGCTGTCTGGCTGTCCGCGATATGTCTGATAATGCATCATGCCGAAAACGAGCATATTGTAAGGCCTTCTCGCCGTCAAGACGCTGGATGCCTTTGTGCAGGTTAATGTATCCATCTACCTGGTCCCCTGTCTCATAATACATATTTTTTTCTACATCAACAGTAACTCCGCCTAAGGTATCTATAATTTTCTTGAATCCTTGGAAATTCGTCAGAATGTAACCCGAAACCTCTTCGCCGGTTAAATCCTCCACAACTTTTTGTAATGCCTCCAGATTTTCTAACATGGCAACTGCATTAATCTTTACATAACCATGCCCTGAAAGATAAATTCTCGTATCCCGAGGAATAGAAAGTAAGCTTATCCTCTGAGTTTCGGGGACAAGACTCACAAGTATGATGGAATCTGTATTGAATTTCGTTTCCTCGAATCTCTGATCAGTCCCGATGAGCAAGATGTTCACCGGATTGGACAAACCTTCGGATGAGGAATTAAGGGAATTCCCCTTTGACAAAGTTTTTCCCGTAGTACTTAATCCTTTATAACCAAATCCATGAGCCAAAAATCCACAGATTCCGATAATTAAAAGAAATGTGACCAACCTTTTCTGCACTAAGAACAACTCCAATAAACGTCTTTTTTTATATCATAACCAAATTTAGGATAATAAACTAAATTCGCCCTATTCTATGAAAAAAAAATCTCAGAAACCAAAGTTCCTGAGATGAATTGAAAGCTATTATAACAAAATTACTTGTTCTTGAAAATCGCCAGTTAAAGGAAGTTCCGCAATTCGCTCAATAAAACCCTCTCCATATAACACTACAAAATAGAGTGGATTCAAGACTCGTTCCTGTCTCTCCTTATTGGGTGCGATTCCGGCTTCTAACTTCTGTAGGCGATTGAGAACACTGCCGTATTTCTTTCGTTGAGCCTGCCATAGCTTCTTTCTCAAGTATTCTATTTGATAACCTACCTTCTCTTCATTACGAGTTAGTAACTCATGGACATTCGAATGAATTTTCTCGAGAGGCTCCAGTTCTTTATAACCTTTTTCGATTGCTGCTCTTAAACACTGTAAGCGGTTGTCTATCTCCAGTGAATCCTGATCACGAAGGCAGCGTTCTTTGTGAGCCTCAAGCCCCTGATATACATCCCTTAAAGTTAAGCCTTCTCGATTGAGGGTTTTCTGCCAGGAAGGCGTCAGGATCACCCCCGAGAAACGGGGAAATAAGATTGGCATATTAAAACCAAAGGTTGAGAATACTTGTCCCAATTGGGCCCAGTAATTTAATTCCCCAGGCCCCGGAACATAGGCTAAAGTGGGAAATAAAAACTCCTGAACAACCGGCCGTGTCACAACATTGGGAGAAAACATTCCAGGACTCTTCCTCAGCAAGGCGTTG is a window encoding:
- a CDS encoding LCP family protein, yielding MQKRLVTFLLIIGICGFLAHGFGYKGLSTTGKTLSKGNSLNSSSEGLSNPVNILLIGTDQRFEETKFNTDSIILVSLVPETQRISLLSIPRDTRIYLSGHGYVKINAVAMLENLEALQKVVEDLTGEEVSGYILTNFQGFKKIIDTLGGVTVDVEKNMYYETGDQVDGYINLHKGIQRLDGEKALQYARFRHDALSDISRTARQQIVLKAAAKEMFQLSTLPKLPYLVPELMQSVQTNLPAKDIFALAKTAVTFKSSNVISQTLPGTFLEVNRISYWQVDPMEVKKVVSNLQRGITTDRVIDKEPVDLLRPTIPTPAKPIPKVPGNSLDPNGINSTAFSVFGSEQTRSAEAGSGGLVEEDTIPTEEIEGVTPLREAGS